In the Helianthus annuus cultivar XRQ/B chromosome 11, HanXRQr2.0-SUNRISE, whole genome shotgun sequence genome, one interval contains:
- the LOC110891404 gene encoding flavonol sulfotransferase-like, giving the protein MMYSFPTAFYSPVATVTKDEEKARKEKMSILIERYKDKVSTLSTTPDNQLCKYEDFWYFHGFWYHSKADFTVEAVMAVQDDFQALPTDIFLASHPKTGTTWLKALAFAIVNRSKFKTGIASCQTHPLLTISPHDCVPFIETESFLNNPSYANGLLATHIPYTSLPKSIITSDCRIVYICRNPKDVLISLWHFLNKVRDDSSPIKLVDLFEIFSKGISPCGSIWDHVVGYYKASLERPDKVLFLKYEDLKKDPKNVVKKLAEFIGNPFTEEEESDGSVEKIIELCGFETLHKVNKVSSDQVYFRKGVVGDSGSYLTTEMIETMDKITKEKFDGLSISFEA; this is encoded by the coding sequence ATGATGTACTCCTTCCCTACTGCCTTCTATTCACCTGTAGCAACCGttacaaaagatgaagaaaaggcACGAAAGGAAAAGATGTCGATCCTCATCGAACGATACAAGGACAAAGTCTCTACTCTTTCAACAACTCCCGATAATCAGCTATGTAAGTATGAAGATTTCTGGTATTTCCACGGTTTTTGGTATCACTCAAAAGCTGACTTCACGGTTGAAGCGGTTATGGCCGTGCAAGACGATTTCCAAGCTCTACCAACCGATATCTTCTTAGCAAGTCATCCAAAAACCGGCACAACATGGCTTAAGGCCCTTGCCTTTGCCATTGTGAACCGAAGCAAATTCAAAACGGGGATCGCCTCTTGTCAAACTCACCCATTGCTCACCATTAGCCCGCATGATTGTGTCCCCTTCATAGAGACCGAGTCTTTCTTGAACAACCCTTCTTATGCCAATGGCCTCCTTGCTACCCATATACCCTACACTTCTTTACCTAAATCCATCATTACTTCCGATTGTCGGATTGTTTACATATGTAGAAACCCTAAAGATGTGCTCATTTCTTTATGGCACTTCTTGAACAAGGTGAGAGATGATTCTTCACCAATAAAACTGGTTGATCTATTTGAGATTTTTAGTAAAGGTATAAGTCCATGTGGATCTATTTGGGATCATGTGGTAGGGTACTATAAGGCCAGTTTAGAACGACCGGATAAGGTATTGTTCTTAAAGTACGAGGATTTAAAGAAAGATCCAAAGAATGTGGTTAAGAAATTAGCCGAATTCATAGGTAACCCGTTTACAGAAGAGGAGGAATCTGATGGATCAGTGGAAAAGATAATCGAACTTTGTGGTTTTGAGACCTTACACAAGGTAAATAAGGTTTCATCCGACCAGGTCTACTTTCGAAAAGGCGTTGTTGGTGATTCGGGTAGTTATCTCACGACTGAAATGATCGAAACTATGGACAAGATCACCAAAGAAAAGTTTGATGGTTTAAGTATCTCGTTTGAAGCATGA